A genomic region of Bactrocera dorsalis isolate Fly_Bdor chromosome 3, ASM2337382v1, whole genome shotgun sequence contains the following coding sequences:
- the LOC125777662 gene encoding uncharacterized protein LOC125777662, with product MLFKVRARVDFTNIKCEAVDPTYNSIRYCYIRAVNRTYKYISAANHFLSKEPKYNISVGVATLKRANGYKPFLYNVTVDGCKFLRTGGNTLLRFIHGLFHKYSNVNHTCPYTHDIEVNMLPVSHIDNLLTNVLPFPRGIYWLLLTPPQWISSKEPSKFVTAASASTPAAVTGAAAENKEETKKDESESEKDDDRSFGLFD from the exons ATGTTGTTTAAGGTGCGTGCTAGAGTTGACTTCACAAACATCAAATGTGAAGCCGTGGATCCGACCTACAACTCAATACGATACTGTTATATTCGGGCAGTGAATCgcacttacaaatatatatcgGCGGCCAATCATTTCCTCTCGAAGGagccaaaatataatatatcg GTTGGTGTTGCAACGCTGAAACGCGCCAACGGTTACAAGCCCTTCCTCTATAACGTCACAGTGGATGGCTGCAAATTTCTTCGCACGGGTGGCAATACCCTACTGCGCTTCATACATGGCCTCTTCCACAAGTACTCGAATGTTAATCACACTTGCCCTTACACA CACGACATTGAGGTAAACATGTTGCCGGTAAGTCACATCGATAATTTACTGACAAATGTGCTACCATTCCCGAGGG GAATCTATTGGCTATTGTTGACGCCACCGCAGTGGATTTCATCAAAGGAACCCAGCAAATTTGTTACTGCCGCATCTGCCTCTACTCCAGCTGCTGTTACGGGTGCTGCTGCCGAAAACAAGGAAGAAACTAAAAAGGATGAGTCGGAGTCAGAGAAAGACGATGATAGGAGTTTTggtctcttcgactaa
- the LOC125777661 gene encoding uncharacterized protein LOC125777661, whose product MSRILFIFYGFLAILCLCALVRARVDFTNIKCEAVDPTYNSIRYCYIRAVNRTYKYLSAANHFLSKEPKNNISVGVATLKRANGYKPFLYNVTVDGCKFLRTGGNTLLRFLHGLFHKYSNVNHTCPYTHDIEVNMLPISHIDNLMTNVLPFPRGDYQLVTSWYTYNALRAVVRVFVTLS is encoded by the exons ATGTCGCGAATTCTCTTCATTTTCTAtggatttttggcaattttgtgCCTTTGTGCTTTG GTGCGTGCTAGAGTTGACTTCACAAACATCAAATGTGAAGCCGTAGATCCGACCTACAACTCAATACGATACTGTTATATTCGGGCAGTGAATCgcacttacaaatatttatcgGCGGCCAATCATTTCCTCTCGAAGGagccaaaaaataatatatcg GTTGGTGTTGCTACACTTAAACGCGCCAACGGTTATAAGCCCTTCCTCTACAACGTCACAGTGGATGGCTGCAAATTTCTTCGCACGGGTGGCAATACCCTACTGCGCTTCTTACATGGCCTCTTCCACAAGTACTCCAATGTAAATCACACTTGCCCTTACACC cATGACATTGAGGTAAACATGTTGCCGATAAGTCACATCGATAATTTGATGACAAATGTCCTACCATTCCCGAGGGGTGACTACCAACTCGTCACATCATGGTACACCTACAATGCTTTGCGGGCCGTGGTTAGGGTATTTGTAACATTGTCTTAA